In one window of Leifsonia sp. NPDC080035 DNA:
- the lsrF gene encoding 3-hydroxy-5-phosphonooxypentane-2,4-dione thiolase, protein MADLDDLREGTDFTGAVAQAGDFPLKGLAGQDWGMRARLSRVFDPADGKTVMLAFDHGYFQGPTSGLERLDRSIVPLIPQADALMCTRGALRTTVPATSGKGVVLRASGGPSVLGDLTAEDIAVGIDDAVRVDAAALAVQVFVGTENESRSVRNLTTLVDQGQAAGIPVLAVTAVGRDMVRDARYFRLATRISAELGAAFVKTYYVEEGFETVTSACPVPIVIAGGKKVEEKEALRVAYRAIQEGAAGVDMGRNVFQSEHPSAMLAAVRGVVHDGLTAEEAYEFYQQLAH, encoded by the coding sequence ATGGCTGACCTCGACGACCTCCGCGAAGGGACCGACTTCACGGGTGCCGTCGCCCAGGCGGGCGACTTCCCGCTCAAGGGCCTCGCCGGACAGGACTGGGGGATGCGCGCGCGCCTCTCGCGCGTCTTCGACCCGGCGGACGGCAAGACGGTCATGCTGGCCTTCGACCACGGCTACTTCCAGGGCCCCACCTCCGGCCTCGAGCGGCTCGACCGCTCGATCGTCCCGCTCATCCCGCAGGCCGACGCCCTGATGTGCACCCGCGGCGCGCTGCGCACGACCGTGCCCGCCACCTCCGGCAAGGGCGTCGTGCTGCGCGCGAGCGGCGGCCCGAGCGTGCTCGGCGATCTCACCGCCGAGGACATCGCGGTCGGCATCGACGACGCGGTACGGGTGGACGCGGCAGCGCTTGCCGTGCAGGTCTTCGTCGGCACCGAGAACGAGAGCCGCTCGGTCAGGAACCTGACGACGCTCGTCGACCAGGGCCAGGCGGCCGGGATCCCGGTGCTCGCCGTGACCGCGGTGGGACGGGACATGGTGCGGGACGCCCGCTACTTCCGCCTCGCCACCCGCATCTCCGCCGAGCTCGGCGCCGCCTTCGTCAAGACGTACTACGTCGAGGAGGGCTTCGAGACGGTCACCAGCGCCTGCCCGGTGCCGATCGTCATCGCCGGCGGCAAGAAGGTGGAGGAGAAGGAGGCGCTGCGCGTCGCGTACCGCGCGATCCAGGAGGGCGCGGCCGGCGTCGACATGGGCCGCAACGTCTTCCAGTCCGAGCACCCCTCCGCCATGCTCGCCGCGGTGCGCGGCGTCGTCCACGACGGGCTCACGGCCGAGGAGGCCTACGAGTTCTACCAGCAGCTCGCGCACTGA
- a CDS encoding FGGY-family carbohydrate kinase yields MKHCLIGIDVGLTAAKAAAFDENGAELRTFSAANPRVAVAADRQEIDMAALWDVVAGVLADLTAWLVAESWTVRAVGATGHGNGLYLVDEQLRPVRSAFASTDSRSERIVAALDADEVERVRLATGSVPWAGQPGVLLRWLHDEEPETLERSRWALSCKDWITACLTGRPSADFSDASACGLVNLAERAYEPAVFDLLGLPRELMRLQPALSRSDAVVGAVTPDAAARTGLPEGTPVVAGCMDCIASPIGAGAVEPADVTVIVGTWAINSVVVPADSEPPRVTLNALLPDNRYMLAQEVAPTSAASVEWFSSLMSTMAADAVSPRDLLHAASGVPAGADGLLFLPFVHGAPEHLGASGTLLGVKDKHGYREIARAVAEGITQYHRVQLDTLRVSGAAVSAEPWTLAGGGAKNPLWAQMFADVIGHPVRRQLGTELGARGVASLAASGVGVDTGHWRVDPDPSLVVSPGADRAVYRAQAERFDRVLAAMNSVWTELAR; encoded by the coding sequence ATGAAGCACTGCCTGATCGGGATCGACGTCGGCCTCACCGCCGCGAAGGCCGCCGCGTTCGATGAGAACGGCGCCGAGCTGCGCACGTTCTCCGCGGCGAACCCGCGCGTCGCCGTCGCCGCCGACCGTCAGGAGATCGACATGGCGGCGCTGTGGGACGTCGTCGCCGGCGTGCTCGCCGACCTCACCGCCTGGCTCGTCGCAGAGAGCTGGACCGTGCGCGCCGTCGGTGCCACCGGCCACGGGAACGGGCTCTACCTCGTCGACGAGCAGCTCCGGCCGGTCCGGTCCGCCTTCGCTTCGACCGACAGCCGCAGCGAGCGGATCGTCGCGGCGCTCGACGCCGACGAGGTCGAGCGCGTGCGGCTCGCGACCGGCTCGGTCCCGTGGGCCGGGCAGCCGGGGGTGCTGCTGCGCTGGCTGCACGACGAGGAGCCGGAGACGCTCGAGCGTTCTCGCTGGGCGCTCAGCTGCAAGGACTGGATCACCGCCTGCCTCACCGGCCGCCCGAGCGCCGACTTCTCCGACGCGTCGGCGTGCGGGCTCGTCAACCTCGCGGAGCGCGCGTACGAGCCCGCCGTCTTCGACCTGCTGGGCCTGCCGCGCGAGCTCATGCGCCTGCAGCCGGCGCTCTCCCGATCGGACGCCGTCGTCGGCGCCGTCACTCCGGACGCGGCCGCCCGCACCGGCCTGCCGGAGGGCACACCCGTCGTGGCCGGCTGCATGGACTGCATCGCCAGCCCGATCGGCGCGGGCGCCGTCGAGCCGGCCGACGTCACCGTCATCGTCGGCACCTGGGCCATCAACTCCGTCGTGGTGCCCGCCGACTCCGAGCCGCCGCGGGTCACCCTGAACGCGCTGCTGCCGGACAACAGGTACATGCTCGCCCAGGAGGTGGCCCCCACCTCGGCGGCGAGCGTGGAGTGGTTCTCGTCGCTCATGTCGACCATGGCGGCGGACGCAGTGAGCCCGCGCGACCTCCTCCACGCCGCCTCTGGCGTGCCGGCGGGCGCCGACGGGCTGCTGTTCCTCCCGTTCGTGCACGGCGCGCCCGAGCACCTCGGCGCATCGGGCACGCTCCTGGGCGTCAAGGACAAGCACGGCTACCGCGAGATCGCCCGCGCGGTCGCGGAGGGCATCACCCAGTACCACCGCGTCCAGCTCGACACCCTCCGCGTGAGCGGCGCCGCGGTCTCGGCCGAGCCCTGGACTCTCGCCGGGGGCGGGGCGAAGAACCCGCTCTGGGCGCAGATGTTCGCGGACGTGATCGGCCATCCCGTGCGACGGCAGCTCGGCACCGAGCTCGGCGCCCGGGGCGTCGCCTCCCTCGCCGCCTCCGGTGTCGGCGTCGACACAGGCCACTGGCGCGTCGACCCCGACCCGTCGCTCGTCGTCTCGCCGGGAGCCGACCGCGCGGTGTACCGCGCGCAGGCGGAGCGCTTCGACCGGGTGCTCGCGGCGATGAACAGCGTGTGGACGGAGCTGGCCCGATGA
- a CDS encoding ABC transporter permease translates to MTTSTTSTPTPTLATPVAEPRHRFRWPAWGWSLIGVLAVWICIVAVRPAQPFDPLAQALSLAPFLVLVALGQMLVITLGPGNIDVSVGTVVSLASYVSVGVGATAGPVVGVAAAAGAGVLAGLVSAIAILVLRVPPIIATLATSLIVQSTTLLLADANRASAAAGLRAFVNAKLLGIPVMAILVAVVTAVVALVLARTRFGLSVLAVGQSPRAAERAGIRVWRVTAITYIVSGGFAGLAGGLLAAFISPSTVLGTSYMLDSVAVVVIGGTLISGGRAMPVGAWTGALFFVLLSGLLNLVGWSVGAQNILKGVLVVAVVVVSTAATGTGRSAFARLRDSLTITAKKKENIHG, encoded by the coding sequence ATGACAACGTCCACAACGTCCACGCCGACGCCCACGCTCGCCACGCCCGTCGCCGAGCCGCGCCACCGGTTCCGCTGGCCCGCCTGGGGCTGGTCGCTGATCGGCGTGCTCGCCGTCTGGATCTGCATCGTCGCGGTGCGCCCGGCGCAGCCGTTCGACCCGCTCGCCCAGGCTCTCTCGCTCGCGCCGTTCCTGGTGCTCGTCGCCCTCGGCCAGATGCTGGTCATCACCCTCGGGCCCGGCAACATCGACGTCTCGGTCGGGACGGTCGTCTCCCTGGCGTCCTATGTCTCCGTCGGCGTCGGCGCGACAGCTGGCCCCGTCGTCGGCGTGGCCGCGGCGGCCGGCGCCGGCGTGCTCGCCGGTCTGGTGAGCGCCATCGCCATCCTGGTGCTGCGGGTGCCGCCGATCATCGCGACGCTCGCGACCAGCCTGATCGTCCAGTCGACGACGCTGCTGCTCGCCGACGCGAACCGCGCATCGGCGGCGGCCGGGCTGCGCGCGTTCGTCAACGCCAAGCTGCTCGGCATCCCGGTCATGGCGATCCTGGTCGCGGTCGTCACGGCCGTCGTCGCCCTCGTGCTCGCACGCACCCGCTTCGGACTCTCGGTGCTCGCCGTCGGGCAGAGCCCGCGCGCCGCCGAGCGTGCCGGCATCCGCGTGTGGCGGGTCACCGCCATCACCTACATCGTCAGCGGCGGATTCGCCGGCCTCGCCGGCGGCCTGCTCGCCGCCTTCATCTCGCCGAGCACCGTTCTCGGCACCTCCTACATGCTCGACTCCGTCGCCGTCGTGGTGATCGGCGGCACGCTGATCTCCGGCGGCCGCGCGATGCCCGTCGGCGCGTGGACCGGAGCGCTGTTCTTCGTGCTGCTCTCGGGCCTGCTCAACCTCGTCGGCTGGAGCGTCGGCGCCCAGAACATCCTCAAGGGCGTGCTCGTCGTGGCCGTCGTGGTGGTCTCCACCGCCGCGACCGGCACCGGCCGCTCCGCGTTCGCGCGCCTGCGCGACTCCCTGACCATCACCGCCAAGAAGAAGGAGAACATCCATGGCTGA
- a CDS encoding glycerol-3-phosphate dehydrogenase/oxidase has translation MPALTTYTPEIPAVDVAVIGAGINGLAVAREAAARGLTVALFDQDDLAARTSAISTRLIHGGLKYLERFELHLVYESIRERNILLAKAPHLVHHYPMLIPFSKQQSRPGWLLACGLMLHDVLSLGKPLPLNRVVFRKRLQRDWPALAEAGLRWGGLFHDANVPVTERLAVELAVAAQSHGAIVSTHSRVESLVRTGGRISGLRYRDRETGETRTVPARLVVNAAGPWVDRVLDLAGAHDRRMGPTKGSHLVVDAFPGAPETCIFFESPDDARPMFVLPWEGKYMIGTTDLPYDGSIDDIVIDEDETAYLLGAVNSLIPQAGLTPGDVLWSYSGVRPLPYVGELDDPSKVSRDHEIVVHDGADTGLVTIIGGKLTTHRALGELVARRLERELGRRPGASPTRAARLPGAPEGDWSAFRLGFIERSALPVRTATRLVDTYGVAAAAIERLAAETPALAVVVDEDTGAIAAEAVHAVTEEGALTLEDVVLRRMAVALNSDVGLAAAPAVAAVLVEHAGWSEERARAELDRYRAAMRRFKPRALDIGREAGTLRGSTE, from the coding sequence ATGCCCGCGCTCACCACCTATACGCCGGAGATCCCGGCGGTCGACGTCGCCGTGATCGGCGCGGGGATCAACGGCCTTGCCGTCGCACGGGAGGCCGCCGCTCGCGGCCTGACCGTCGCGCTGTTCGACCAGGACGACCTCGCCGCCCGCACATCGGCGATCTCCACCCGACTGATCCACGGCGGTCTCAAGTACCTCGAGCGGTTCGAGCTGCACCTCGTCTACGAGTCGATCCGTGAGCGGAACATCCTGCTCGCCAAGGCGCCGCACCTCGTGCACCACTACCCGATGCTCATCCCGTTCTCGAAGCAGCAGAGCCGGCCGGGCTGGCTGCTGGCCTGCGGTCTGATGCTGCACGACGTGCTGTCGCTCGGCAAGCCGCTGCCGCTCAACCGGGTCGTCTTCCGCAAGCGACTGCAGCGGGACTGGCCGGCGCTCGCCGAGGCCGGGCTGCGCTGGGGAGGGCTCTTCCACGACGCGAACGTCCCGGTCACGGAACGTCTCGCCGTCGAGCTGGCGGTGGCGGCGCAGAGCCACGGCGCGATCGTGTCCACCCACTCCAGGGTCGAGTCGCTGGTGCGCACCGGCGGCCGCATCTCCGGCCTCCGCTACCGGGACCGCGAGACCGGCGAGACCAGGACCGTCCCCGCGCGGCTGGTCGTGAACGCGGCCGGTCCGTGGGTGGACCGCGTGCTCGACCTGGCGGGTGCGCACGACAGGAGGATGGGGCCCACCAAGGGCAGCCACCTCGTCGTCGACGCCTTCCCCGGCGCGCCCGAGACCTGCATCTTCTTCGAGTCGCCGGACGACGCCCGCCCGATGTTCGTGCTGCCGTGGGAGGGCAAGTACATGATCGGCACGACCGACCTCCCGTACGACGGCTCCATCGACGACATCGTGATCGACGAGGACGAGACCGCGTATCTGCTCGGGGCGGTCAACTCGCTCATCCCGCAGGCGGGGCTGACGCCCGGCGACGTGCTCTGGTCGTACTCGGGCGTGCGCCCGCTCCCGTACGTCGGCGAGCTGGACGACCCGTCGAAGGTGAGCCGCGACCACGAGATCGTCGTGCACGACGGCGCGGACACGGGGCTCGTCACGATCATCGGGGGCAAGCTCACGACGCACCGCGCCCTCGGCGAGCTGGTGGCGCGCAGACTCGAGCGCGAGCTCGGGCGGCGCCCCGGCGCCTCGCCGACGCGGGCCGCGCGGCTGCCGGGCGCCCCGGAGGGCGACTGGTCCGCGTTCCGTCTCGGCTTCATCGAGCGCAGCGCCCTTCCTGTGCGGACGGCGACCCGGCTCGTCGACACCTACGGCGTCGCGGCCGCCGCCATCGAGCGGCTCGCCGCCGAGACTCCGGCACTGGCGGTCGTCGTGGACGAGGACACCGGCGCGATCGCCGCCGAGGCCGTCCACGCGGTCACCGAGGAGGGCGCGCTCACGCTGGAGGACGTGGTGCTCCGCCGCATGGCCGTCGCCCTGAACAGCGACGTCGGGCTGGCGGCCGCGCCCGCCGTCGCGGCCGTCCTCGTCGAGCACGCCGGCTGGAGCGAGGAGCGCGCCCGCGCCGAACTTGACCGCTACCGCGCCGCGATGCGACGCTTCAAGCCGCGCGCCCTCGACATCGGGCGCGAGGCCGGGACCCTGCGAGGAAGCACGGAATGA